The Sediminicola sp. YIK13 genomic sequence CCAACAATAAGGTCTTAAAATCAATTTGGGTAATGATATACTTTTCAGCATTTAAGAGGGTATCGTCAAAGTAGCTGATTGCAAAAATGCCCAGGGTGAACAGGATGGTAATCAGCATTAAACCGATGCTATTGGGCAGTTTTAGGAACCGAACATTTATATATCCAAATACTGCGGACAGGAGCACCAAAATGGAGGCGATAAGAAAGTAATCCATATTCTTTTAGTTTATAATGCTACAATTTTAGTTTGATGACATGCTATTCAAGGTATTTAAAAGCCTGAGTCTCAAAAAAATTAGACTAAAATAGCAATCGGAAGGTATGATCTCAAGAAATCCCCTTTACATTGTTATCTAGAAAAATTGTGGTACATGAGACTGTGCCAATAAAAAGCCGTTGAAATATAGGATTATTTTTTTAGACCGCAGTGCTCCGGACCACAGCTTATTTATGGTGGACCTGATATCCAGGCAGCGATCGGGATGGGCAGACATGCTAGGCCTAGGATCTAGTACCTCCTTAGTTTATTCATATACCTTCAACCGATAATAATATTATTGCATATCCCCCAGCAAAGTCAACATTTACCATTTGTTCACATTAATGTTTCAAATGGATAGGATGTTCAAGAAAAACACGAAATTAGAGGACAGATTATGGACTATATAATTCATGTGTAAACTCTCCAATGAAATAAAATTATGCTCCTGTAGTAAGAAGGAGGTACGGCCAGATAATAGGTGGATTTTAAAAGCTAATTCCATTTCGGAATTCCAAATGGTGGGGGAGTTTATTGCCCCAGAGGATCAAGAGGATCAAACTGAAAAGTGGAACTACAAACTGCTGTTGAAGAAATTGAACTCCAAAAATTTATTCGATTTTGAATATGTCCCAGAAAATGGGGATGAGCTCGAAATAAGGATTAGAAAGGACGATAAGGGCTCAGAAGACTTGATTTTTGTTTTTTACTTTATGGGGCGGTGGACTGAAGAAATGCCTTTGCGACAATTGAAACAAACTAAAATTAAGCATCAAGGAATTATTGAAAATGCATTGAAAACAAACTAAAATGATGTGGCAAAACAGATGAATTATTTAGGATATGAGAAGGCATCAAAGAAATCATGGTCCTAACACATCCTATTTCCAGTATCATATAACGCCTCAAGCAAATATTCTATATTGGAAAAACTTTTGTAATTTTATCTAAAACCAAACCAATGTCTACCGAGAAAAGTTGCAAAAATTGTGGGGGCAAGATGGCCACAGATTACCAGTACTGTCCGTATTGTGGCCAGGAAGTAGCAGATAACCTTACCATTGGCCTGTTGTTCAGCAACACCATCAGCAATTACTTTTCCGTGGATGCCCGTTTTTTTAGAAGCTTTATCCCGCTGATGTTCAAGCCAGGGGTGCTGGCACGTCGGTTTGTAGATGGCAAAAGGCAGTATTACCTGCATCCCGCCCAGTTTTACCTCTTCAGTTCGGTACTCTTCTTTTTTCTGTTCTCATTTACCGTACGAAAAGTGGACAATACCTTCAGCCAAGTATTGAAAAAGGGCCTTGAACAAAAAATTAACGTGGACAGTCTTGCAACCGGAAAGGATTCCATACGGCTTGCTGCGGCCAAAAAGAAGCTACAGGACAAGAAGTTTATCCTTGGTACATCGGATAAGGATTTGAGCACCATAGACTCCCTGCTGACGGCAGAACAGCAAGGGGATACGGTGACGGCCCCACATTTTTTTCTTAGTTTTAAGCGGGAAGTACTGGATTCCCTCATCACCGCTGAAGCGCCAAGGGACCAAAAACTAAAGGCCATGGGTCTCAAGGATGATGCGGGGGCCTTTGAAACGAGATTTTACGGGCAAGTGCTCAAGGTGTACGAGCAGCGTGGGGACGGTATGTTAAAAGCCTTTTACGATATTATTCCCATTGCCATGTTTTTGCTGATGCCGCTTTTTGCCCTTTTGCTCAAAATATTTTATTGGAGAAAAGGGAATTTTGCCCATCATATGGTTTTTAGTTTTTATTTCTTCACCTTCCTCTTTACCTCCTTCTTTGTTCTGCTGTTGGCAAATAGCTTGATGGAACTGCCCTTATGGATAGAACTTCTGTTCTTATTTTCATTTCTCATTTATCTGATGCTCTCCCTGCGGAATTTTTATGACAGCTCCTGGGGATGGGCCTTTTTTAAAGCGAATACTATTTCCTTTATTTATTTATTGTTCATTATCCCCGTTGCTTTTTTTGGTCTAATATTAACCTCATTTATGCTGTATTGAATACGTTTTTTTGCCGCTGTTTCCTTCGACATTCCCTCATTCCCTCCGCTAGCGCCAATTAGATACACCGTGCTATTGGTGCTGTTTGGCCTTTCCTGGGAGTGGTCACCAACACGGGTCTAAAAAAAAATTGATACCTTTATTTTTATTGGATCCTATGACCTCAGACAGCAACGATTACCCAAGATATGTACAAGCCCTAAAACAATCGGCCTTTTTAAAGGATTCCACGGCCGAGGCCCTAGACCAGCTTCTTTCCCAAATGACAGCCGAACAATGGCGCGCCAAGACGTTTAGAAACAGCATGGACGTGGCCACTACCTTTCATTTTATTGTTTCCGGAAGGCTAAAAGTGTACAAATCCAATCCCGATACCGGAAGGGAACACACAGTCTTCGTATTGTCCAAAGGGGATGTCTTTGATGTGCTTTCGCTCTTGGATACAGAACCCAATGAGGTGTACTGGGAGGCCCTGGACACCTTGGAGGTCTTAAAAGTACCTATGGACCAAATGCGGTTGTGGATCAATGAATACCCGGTAATGCACAAGGCGATCATATCCTACTTGGGGAAACGCATGCAACAGCTGATGAATATTGCCACCGATGTCACCCTGCACAGCACCCTGGTGCGCCTTGCCGCCCTGCTGCTGAAAAACATCAATGGGGAGACCCGTAAACTGGAATTGATCAACAACCTGCCCAACGATGAGATTGCCGGCCTTATTGGCACTACAAGATCTGTGGTGAGCAGACATATCCAGGAACTCAAACGGGTAGGGGCCATCTCCGTGAGCCGCAGAAAAATAAATGTGAAAAACCTGGAAGTCCTCCTGGCCATCGCGGAAGAAAAGCACCTTCCATAAAGGGCAGAGAACGGCCTATAACCCCTTCTCCTTTTCTTCCTTATTAATACAAATATTCCCAAGTGGTACCTGAGTACCTGTTTGCTAAGCTTTAATTCCCTATCTTTAAAAGAATCAGATAGGCCAAGGCGGCTCTATGTGCAATCAACTTCTGCAAAGAGCTACCACTTCTTTCTTGGATTTTAGATTAATCTGCTGGAACCACCACGAGTACTACAGCTAAAATATATCCCACATATGGCCTTATCACTATTGCGGCTCTTCAGAAATAAAAAGTCCCAGGTGAGCCCTTTTGTATTTGTGGCATTTCGCATCAAATTTCCCAAGGCCACAAACCTTGTTTGGCATCAAGTGGGGATTTTAAAATGGCAGGTAGGTTTCACCCTTAAAATGAAAAGGTGTACGGCTTTGTTCAATAGTGATGGTCAATGGCTAGAAACGGTGACCATATTGCCCATGCACCTGCTTCCGGAACAGTTGCAACAGTCTTTGAAGGAGAAACATGCAGTAAAAGGGCATAAAGAAATCCATCACGTGCAAACTCCAGATCGGAGTCATTATGAAATGAGTTTTACAGAGGGTTCCAGTACGTATAAACTGCTCTTTGATGTTTCGTTCAATATTGTAGGGAAGTTGGTCTTGTAACTCTACGGATCCCATTTCCAAAGCCCGCCTTAATACCATAGTACATACATAGGGTTACCATATAGTGTAACCGATCAACTCAATAAAAAGGAAAATTTCAACATGATAGAAGAATTGACAAAATCCCAGGCGCTCCTAGATCGGAGAAAGAATGCCGTTGCCAACGGTGTGGGTGTATTCAATACCGCTACGGTATCGGACGCCAAAGGTGCTATAATCATTGATGCCGATGGGCGCGAACTCATCGATTTTGCCGGGGGCATAGGGGTGGTCAATGCAGGGCATTGCCCGGAACCCGTGGTTGCTGCTATCCGGGAACAGGCGGGAAAGTATTTGCATACCAGTTTTAACGTGGTCACCTATGAGCCCTATATTGAACTCTGTGAGGAACTGATCGATATTCTGCCCCACGGGGAGCAGACCAAGGCTATGCTGGTAAGTACGGGGGCCGAAGCGGTGGAGAACGCCATTAAAATTGCGAGACAGGCTACAAAAAGGCCCGCTATTATCTGTTTTACGGGAGCGTATCACGGGCGGACCATGATGGCTATGACCTTGACCAGCAAGATAAGCTATAAGTATGATTGTGGCCCTTTTGCCCCGGAAGTGTACCGGCTTCCTTTTCCCAACCTATACAGGTATAAGGGGGACAGGAATGAGGCTGCCTTTGTGAAGGATGAACTAAAACGACTGCGCGAAAGCGCTCTTAATCTGGTAGATGTAAAGAGCGTTGCCGCTATCATCTTGGAACCGATACAAGGGGAGGGCGGATTTAATCCCATTCCCCAGGAATATTTGGAAGGGCTCCGTGCCTTTTGTGACGAGCATGGCATCCTGCTAATTATGGACGAGGTGCAAAGTGGTTTCTGTAGAACAGGCCATTGGGCCAGTTGGCAGCATTACGGGGTGCAACCAGATATCAGCACCTATGCCAAATCTATGGGATCTGGCCTGCCCATTGCGGCTGTTCTGGGCCGTGCAGATATTATGGATGCAGCAGCAGCGGGATCCATTGGCGGCACCTATATAGGAAGTCCGGTATGTTGTGCGGCGGCTTTGGCCACCATTAAATACATGAAAGAGATAGATCTTAATGCCAAGGCTGTGGAAGTTGGGGCAACGATCATGAACCGCTTGAAAAATTTGATGAAAGAGTGTCCCCAAATTGGGGATGTAAGGGGAATTGGTGCCATGATAGGTATCGAATTTGTGAAGGATGGTGATCCCACCCAGCCCGATGCGGAGATATGTACAAGAATTGTAAAAGGCTGTTCGGACAACGGTTTGATCATGCTGAGTGCAGGTACCCATAAAAATATTATCAGAATACTATCGCCCTTGGTCATCACCCCGGAACATCTGGATAAAGGGATGACCATTTTTGAAAACGAAATAAGAAAAGCTAGAAAAAAATAAAACTATGAAACCATTCGCAATTGCAGGAATACAGATGAAGGTATCAGCGGTCGCTTCCAATGTGGAAATGATGAAGTTGAAAATTGATATTACCATGAACCTTTATCCATGGATAGAAATGATCATGTTCAGTGAACTATGCGCCTACGGGCCCTTAACACATACCGCACAGCCCATCCCAAATAATTTTGAGGCCGAAATGCAGGCCATGGCGAAGAAGTATGGAATTTGGTTGTTACCAGGATCTATCTTCGAAAAAAGTGGGGACGAGATTTACAATACGGCCACAGTGATCAATCCTCAGGGAGAAATCGTGACCCGTTACAGGAAAATGTTTCCGTTTTATCCGTATGAGGCAGGGGTAACACCGGGACAGGATTATTGCGTTTTCGATGTGCCTGATGTCGCAAGATTTGGCGTATCCATCTGTTATGATATGTGGTTTCCAGAAACCATTAGAACCTTGACCACCATGGGAGCTGAAGTGATTATGCACCCTACCATGTCGGGCACCATTGATCGGGAGATTGAACTGTCCATAGTAAGGGCAATGGCTTCAATAAATCAATGCTATTTCTTTGATGTCAACGGATTGGACACTGGAGGTTGTGGACGTTCTATCGTCTGTGGCCCTGATGGGCGCATTTTGCACCAGTCGGAAGGTACGGAGGAGATCATCCCACTTGAATTAAATATCACTAGAGCAAAAAGAAGTCGTGAATTGGGGATCCTTCGTTTAGGACAACCTCTTAAAAGTTTTAGGGACCATATACATACCCAGCAATTTGGGATTTATCAACCCAATGTTGCCACGCCCTATCTAGATTCTTTGGGGCCGCTGATAAAGCCTACCCGTCTGGATACAATTACAGAATTAAAGATAAAAGAAAATGCATTGGGGCAACAAGCCTCACCAATCCACTTTAAAGGGGATGGCGTACTATAAATCTAAAACAAAAAAATATGGGTGGAATTCCAACTGGTAAAAAGAAAAAGGAAGCGACAATTAAAAATTATGTGAGTTGGTTCGAAATTCCCGCGATCGATTTTACGCAGGCTGTGAATTTTTACAACCACATCTTCGGGATAGAAATGGCCCAAAACGTAACGGAGGTGAATGCCATGGCCTTTTTTCCGGCTACGAAAGGCATTGGGGGGGCAATTATTGCCGGCCCCGGGTCGGTACCCAGTGATACGGGCCCGCTGCTCTATTTGAACGGAGGCAAAGATCTGGGCGATGTGCTCAACAAGGTGGAAGAGGCAGGTGGCCGCATCGTAATGCCCAAGACCCTCATCAGCGAAGATGCGGGGTATTTTGCCATTTTTATCGATTGCCAAGGAAACAAACTCGCTTTACATTCAAACAACTAGAACGTGATTAAAGACAAAACAAAAAGAGCACCTTATTATAACATCGGGCAACTCCGTGTAGATTATTGGAACAAACTAAAAATCGAAACGGCAGAGCTCGGCCGTTGCCAAAAGGGATCTGAAAACGAAAACAATCACAAAAATAAGGTTGAGGAATTGTTAAGCGACCTGAAAGGGGTGGAGTGCTATTTTGCCTCTCCGGGAAAAGGGCGCATGCGCAAACTAGAAAATGCCTTTAGCAACCAGGAGCACGACTCCCTGAGCCATATGGTGGCCGAAACCACAAAACAATTGGTGGGGGACAGCTACAGAAGTAATCCCGACTTTATTGATTTTGATGAACAGAGCATGGAATCGGCCGAGGAGCACGACCAACATGTCAGCGTTCGCAAAAACCACTTTGAGGTCTTGTTCGTGGATGATATTTCTGATCAGGAAGAAGGTAAATTAAGGCATAGCCTAAGGGGCCTACGGACCCCCAACGACAAGTTTACCTATGGCGTGGTGGTACAGCGTTCTTTTCAGGATGTGATGATCGCCCTCCTGTTCAACCACAATATCCAGGCAGTGGTGGTGCGTTATGCGCCTCCATACCTATCTAAAAAGATTACCCCCCTTATCAAACCCTATATTGAAAAGGTGACCAAGCTCGATTTTTCATCGATACCGGAAACCGAACTCGGCCCCCTCATGGGAGAACTGATCAAGAAGTACAGGCCCGAGTTGGATACCTATTATGTGACCGATACAGCATTGGGACATCTTAAGGACAGTACCATTAAGGGGTTTAGACGTATATTTTATCAAACAGAGGATATACAGGAGCTGCACCTGACCATTATGCGCGGAATTGCGGAGCGGTACAATACCCCCTTCTTTTCGGCTTTGGTAGAATACAGCCAAAAGCCCACAGGGGTCTTTCATGCCATGCCCATCTCTCGTGGGAATTCGGTCTTCAAATCCAGATGGATCAATGATTTTGGGGATTTTTACGGTCGGAATATGTTTTTGGCGGAAACCTCGGCCACCACAGGGGGGCTCGATTCCCTTCTGCAGCCAACGGGACCTATTAAAAAGGCCCAGGAAATGGCACGTGATGCCTATGGTTCCCAATACACCTATTTTGTGACCAACGGAACATCCACCGCAAATAAAATAGTGATGCAGGCCTTGGTGAAACCACAGGATGTAGTGCTTATCGACCGCGATTGCCATAAGTCGCACCACTATGGTCTGGTTTTGGCCGGGGCGTATCCCGTGTATCTGGATTCTTACCCAATAGAAGAGTATTCCATGTACGGGGCAGTGCCCTTGGAGCAGATCAAAACCAAACTGCTACAACTGAAAGATGCGGGAAGGTTGGACAATGTGAAGATGTTGCTGCTGACCAATTGTACGTTTGATGGTCTTGTTTACAATGTGGAACGGGTAATGGAACAAGTGCTCGCCATAAAACCGGATATGGTCTTTTTATGGGATGAGGCCTGGTTTGCCTTTGCAGGTTTTGCCAACAATTACAAGCAACGAACCGGAATGTTCACCGCTAAAAAGCTTTGTGACAGATACAGTAGTGAAAAGTATAGGGCGAAGTACAAGGAGCATATCAAAGGCCTGAAGGAGGGAGAACAATCTTTATTGCCCGATCCCGATAAGGTGAAGATTAGGGTCTATGCCACCCAAAGCACACATAAGACCTTGAGCAGCTTTAGACAGGGCTCTATGATCCATATTTGGGATGAGGATTTCCGTCGCAAGACCGAGAATACCTTTCTCGAGGCCTATATGACCCATACCTCTACCTCCCCCAATTACCAGATGTTGGCCTCCTTAGATATCGGAAGAAGACAGGTACAGCTGGAAGGTTTTGAACTGGTGGAAAAAAGTATTGAATTGGCCATGGTCCTTAGGGCCAAGGTGAATGACAATCCCCAGCTGAGCAAATATTTTGATGTGCTGACGGTGAAAGATTTTATTCCGGATCAATACCGACAAACCGGCCTTAAGGAATACTATACCAAAAATGCCGGGTGGAACCGTATGGAAGAGGCCTGGGAGAAGGATGAATTTGTGCTGGACCCTACCAAAATTACCTTGTATATAGGAAAAACAGGGGTAGATGGTGACACCTTCAAGAACAAATACTTGATGGATAAGTTCAATATCCAGATCAATAAAACCTCTAGGAACACCGTGCTGTTCATGACGAACATAGGGACCACCAGAGGGAGTATCACCTATCTGACCAATGCGCTTTTAAAAATTGCGGATGAATTGGACGATGAGGTAAAATCTTTGAGCGACAAGGAACTGGAAATACGGGACAAACGGATTTATTCGTTGACCCAAGAGGTGCCGCCCTTACCAGATTTCAGTTATTTCCACCACTCTTTCCAGGCCGTCCCAGGCGTCCCCGGAGGTAATCTGCGGGAAGCCTATTTCTTGGCCTACGATGAAGAAAATTATGAATATGTCCCTTTGAACGACGTATTGTCCATCATGGAAAAGGGCAGAAAACTGGTAGCCTCCACCTTTGTGATTCCCTACCCACCCGGGTTTCCTGTATTGGTACCGGGGCAGGTAGTAAGTGAGGAAATCATCAATTTTCTTACGGTGCTCGATGTGAGCGAGATCCACGGTTACCGATCCGATCTGGGTCTTAGGGTATTCAAGGAAAAGGTGCTGGACAGGCACATGATTACCACCTCCATTGGCGGAATGGCCATTGGAAAGAAGAAAAAGCAATTAATCTAATTATTAAAATATTTTAAATGACAACTAAAAAAACAACAGCAAATAAGATCGCCAAACCCATTGTTTCTAAAACGACGCCAGCAAAAAAAGCAGCTGCAAAACCAGTTCTTAACGGTGTAAGCGATATCAGACGATTTTTTCACAAAAACGAGACCCCACTTTATTTTATCAGTGCCACCAATTTTAATATGCTTGGTGCCGATGAATGGATCAAGGGTTTTAAGTTTATCTGTCATATAGAATGTTTTGATGGGCAGCACCCCAATGTTTTTTCCCCTAAGGAAGAAATTCCGCATGACGAGTTCACGAGTATTGAGGACATCAATAATTACCTCTTGCAACACCCAGAGGTCCAGGATTATTTGACCACTAGGAAGAAAGGAAAGTCGGCAGGAAAGGCCATGTTTCTTATGTTTGATGAACAGACAGAGAAGCTCGCCAAAAAACTGGGACTGGAAATTATGTTCCCTAGCGCCAAGATGCGGAACTTCATGGACAACAAGGTAAATACAAACCGTATTGCCGAAAAGGCAGGCGTTCCCTGTGTACCCTATGTGCTTTCCCCAGTTTTGGATTATGCCCACCTGAACAAAATATCCAAGGCCCTAGGTACTGATCTGGTGATACAAACCCCTTATGGCGATTCCGGACATACCACGTTTTTTATCTCCAATGAGGAGGAATTCAAGAAATATGAAGAGGAGATTGTCAAGGAAAAGGAAGTAAAAGTAATGAAGCGCATCAATTGCAGGGGGTCTGCCATTGAAGCCTGTGTGACCCAACACGGTACCATCGTAGCCCCGCTAATGACAGAACTTGTAGGGTTTAAGGAGATGACCCCTTACAAGGGCGGATGGTGCGGCAATGAAATATACCCGAA encodes the following:
- a CDS encoding PepSY-like domain-containing protein, whose translation is MALSLLRLFRNKKSQVSPFVFVAFRIKFPKATNLVWHQVGILKWQVGFTLKMKRCTALFNSDGQWLETVTILPMHLLPEQLQQSLKEKHAVKGHKEIHHVQTPDRSHYEMSFTEGSSTYKLLFDVSFNIVGKLVL
- a CDS encoding VOC family protein; its protein translation is MGGIPTGKKKKEATIKNYVSWFEIPAIDFTQAVNFYNHIFGIEMAQNVTEVNAMAFFPATKGIGGAIIAGPGSVPSDTGPLLYLNGGKDLGDVLNKVEEAGGRIVMPKTLISEDAGYFAIFIDCQGNKLALHSNN
- a CDS encoding Crp/Fnr family transcriptional regulator translates to MTSDSNDYPRYVQALKQSAFLKDSTAEALDQLLSQMTAEQWRAKTFRNSMDVATTFHFIVSGRLKVYKSNPDTGREHTVFVLSKGDVFDVLSLLDTEPNEVYWEALDTLEVLKVPMDQMRLWINEYPVMHKAIISYLGKRMQQLMNIATDVTLHSTLVRLAALLLKNINGETRKLELINNLPNDEIAGLIGTTRSVVSRHIQELKRVGAISVSRRKINVKNLEVLLAIAEEKHLP
- a CDS encoding aminotransferase class I/II-fold pyridoxal phosphate-dependent enzyme, giving the protein MIKDKTKRAPYYNIGQLRVDYWNKLKIETAELGRCQKGSENENNHKNKVEELLSDLKGVECYFASPGKGRMRKLENAFSNQEHDSLSHMVAETTKQLVGDSYRSNPDFIDFDEQSMESAEEHDQHVSVRKNHFEVLFVDDISDQEEGKLRHSLRGLRTPNDKFTYGVVVQRSFQDVMIALLFNHNIQAVVVRYAPPYLSKKITPLIKPYIEKVTKLDFSSIPETELGPLMGELIKKYRPELDTYYVTDTALGHLKDSTIKGFRRIFYQTEDIQELHLTIMRGIAERYNTPFFSALVEYSQKPTGVFHAMPISRGNSVFKSRWINDFGDFYGRNMFLAETSATTGGLDSLLQPTGPIKKAQEMARDAYGSQYTYFVTNGTSTANKIVMQALVKPQDVVLIDRDCHKSHHYGLVLAGAYPVYLDSYPIEEYSMYGAVPLEQIKTKLLQLKDAGRLDNVKMLLLTNCTFDGLVYNVERVMEQVLAIKPDMVFLWDEAWFAFAGFANNYKQRTGMFTAKKLCDRYSSEKYRAKYKEHIKGLKEGEQSLLPDPDKVKIRVYATQSTHKTLSSFRQGSMIHIWDEDFRRKTENTFLEAYMTHTSTSPNYQMLASLDIGRRQVQLEGFELVEKSIELAMVLRAKVNDNPQLSKYFDVLTVKDFIPDQYRQTGLKEYYTKNAGWNRMEEAWEKDEFVLDPTKITLYIGKTGVDGDTFKNKYLMDKFNIQINKTSRNTVLFMTNIGTTRGSITYLTNALLKIADELDDEVKSLSDKELEIRDKRIYSLTQEVPPLPDFSYFHHSFQAVPGVPGGNLREAYFLAYDEENYEYVPLNDVLSIMEKGRKLVASTFVIPYPPGFPVLVPGQVVSEEIINFLTVLDVSEIHGYRSDLGLRVFKEKVLDRHMITTSIGGMAIGKKKKQLI
- a CDS encoding carbon-nitrogen hydrolase family protein yields the protein MKPFAIAGIQMKVSAVASNVEMMKLKIDITMNLYPWIEMIMFSELCAYGPLTHTAQPIPNNFEAEMQAMAKKYGIWLLPGSIFEKSGDEIYNTATVINPQGEIVTRYRKMFPFYPYEAGVTPGQDYCVFDVPDVARFGVSICYDMWFPETIRTLTTMGAEVIMHPTMSGTIDREIELSIVRAMASINQCYFFDVNGLDTGGCGRSIVCGPDGRILHQSEGTEEIIPLELNITRAKRSRELGILRLGQPLKSFRDHIHTQQFGIYQPNVATPYLDSLGPLIKPTRLDTITELKIKENALGQQASPIHFKGDGVL
- a CDS encoding biotin carboxylase, whose protein sequence is MTTKKTTANKIAKPIVSKTTPAKKAAAKPVLNGVSDIRRFFHKNETPLYFISATNFNMLGADEWIKGFKFICHIECFDGQHPNVFSPKEEIPHDEFTSIEDINNYLLQHPEVQDYLTTRKKGKSAGKAMFLMFDEQTEKLAKKLGLEIMFPSAKMRNFMDNKVNTNRIAEKAGVPCVPYVLSPVLDYAHLNKISKALGTDLVIQTPYGDSGHTTFFISNEEEFKKYEEEIVKEKEVKVMKRINCRGSAIEACVTQHGTIVAPLMTELVGFKEMTPYKGGWCGNEIYPNAFTPEIRKKATKYTNLFGDQLRKEGYKGYFELDFLIDQDNGEIYLGELNPRVTGASSITNHAVFALADAPLFVFHILEWMNVEYELNVKQLNQRWARQENIDGWSQLIIKHTEDTIEYVSEAPKSGIWKMFDNGHIQYDRMDTHRRAVESENEAFFLHIAKEGDYLYEGADMGILVSRGRMMTDDFKLNARSKAWINAIRGKYVSQITEDKREPVALTGSLTK
- a CDS encoding aspartate aminotransferase family protein encodes the protein MIEELTKSQALLDRRKNAVANGVGVFNTATVSDAKGAIIIDADGRELIDFAGGIGVVNAGHCPEPVVAAIREQAGKYLHTSFNVVTYEPYIELCEELIDILPHGEQTKAMLVSTGAEAVENAIKIARQATKRPAIICFTGAYHGRTMMAMTLTSKISYKYDCGPFAPEVYRLPFPNLYRYKGDRNEAAFVKDELKRLRESALNLVDVKSVAAIILEPIQGEGGFNPIPQEYLEGLRAFCDEHGILLIMDEVQSGFCRTGHWASWQHYGVQPDISTYAKSMGSGLPIAAVLGRADIMDAAAAGSIGGTYIGSPVCCAAALATIKYMKEIDLNAKAVEVGATIMNRLKNLMKECPQIGDVRGIGAMIGIEFVKDGDPTQPDAEICTRIVKGCSDNGLIMLSAGTHKNIIRILSPLVITPEHLDKGMTIFENEIRKARKK
- a CDS encoding DUF3667 domain-containing protein; its protein translation is MSTEKSCKNCGGKMATDYQYCPYCGQEVADNLTIGLLFSNTISNYFSVDARFFRSFIPLMFKPGVLARRFVDGKRQYYLHPAQFYLFSSVLFFFLFSFTVRKVDNTFSQVLKKGLEQKINVDSLATGKDSIRLAAAKKKLQDKKFILGTSDKDLSTIDSLLTAEQQGDTVTAPHFFLSFKREVLDSLITAEAPRDQKLKAMGLKDDAGAFETRFYGQVLKVYEQRGDGMLKAFYDIIPIAMFLLMPLFALLLKIFYWRKGNFAHHMVFSFYFFTFLFTSFFVLLLANSLMELPLWIELLFLFSFLIYLMLSLRNFYDSSWGWAFFKANTISFIYLLFIIPVAFFGLILTSFMLY